The following nucleotide sequence is from Hylaeus volcanicus isolate JK05 chromosome 3, UHH_iyHylVolc1.0_haploid, whole genome shotgun sequence.
AATGGGTTAGCCCTGATAGTGTTCCGTCGTCCTTGCTTTCAAATTCATTGTTACTTTTTTGGGTAAATGAATCCGTTCTCAAAACAATAGTCGACGAATATAAAAGGCTTTCCAAAAggagctttagaattttgttttttaaaaataaaatatgcttCTTAGCAAAGTCATGGTGAACAGTTAAATACTTATTGAAGTATGATATTTACGACGGACATCGGAAGTATTCGAACGCTACatgaaaaagttttttggcGTAAACTGTTTCAGATAATCCTACGAGGTGCTAGATTGGTCACCGCATTCGGCTTCCCTACCAGACAGCTTCAAGGCGACTGGTTATATCTCCATTACTTTTCCATCCTtcttaaacaataaaaatcgttTTGTAAACTAGAATTATGCATTAAAAAGTACCTATGACTCTGAAAACATATGTACATTCCTTACCCTCCAAAAAAATATCATGAAAATTGACTAACATTTGGCGTTCCATAGGGAGTGCTCGCCTTAATTCATTAGTAAAACGTGTTTTCACAACTGATCGAACTTCATttttatggacacttttattgGCCAcagaatacaaaatacaaaataccaCAGAATACAAAAGTCACCGAGACACACGTGTTTTTCACGTGATGTAGAAATTCGCGTTTTAGAAACTTGTGTAACGCGGGAGTTTGCTGCATCATTGGAAATTGTGACAACGGTGGTTCGTAGTATGAAAGGAGACCTTTGATAGAGACGACGCGTATGACGAGCGTCGATCGGCAACGCACGCGATATCACGTGTCCGTTCTCAGGTTCAATGACGACGACCGCGACAATTGGTCGAGGTTGTGAGCCGCCATGCGCGAACTTCGACGAACATTCGAGATAACGTTTCCTTTCTATCGCCAGGTGAGGTTCCGCTCCACGTTTCGCTGCTTCCATCCGGTACCTGTTCGTACTGCTGTCCCATCAACTTGGACCGCGACATCGATTATCTGTTGTACACCAGGTACGTTGGTTCGCGTATCGATCGGTCTAACCTTTGTCGCGGGAAAGTAAGCGATAGAAAGCACAAATTGGTTTGCATTGGCTCACTAAACTCCGAACAGATTATCTGTATGTTCGACGATGGAAAACAATTCCAATGCGGTATAAATTAATCGTGCAACTTAAGAGGatgctcttttatttttagtatgtAGTTTTAGGGGAACTGTCATGATATTTTTACAGGCAAAGTAATTGgcataaacttttaaaatttggtacgtttatttatatgtgtGTATACATTCCAtatcgtttatattttatttaaaaataaaatcctacaGTCAGTTTTGGTAAATGTTTCAGTTTTGTAGCAAACATCCGAGGTCTAATaacaattttgattattttctcCTTGTGCTTATGTCAGACGGAATCCAACTTACCCGACCAGGCTGGACATCTCGAATCCCTACTCCTTGCGGAACAGTAATTTCGACAACCGATATCCAACCGTGATCTTCATCCATGGATACAGCGACAGTGCATCCGGAGGTAGCTCCACTACAACTCGAGACGGTACTTTCactttctcacgattactacATAGTGCGGTCTATACGGTCTGTTACAATCGCGTAATTTATCATAACTGCTTCAACTTATCAATAAATCCTGTGATTCTCTTAATGTTCTGTTCTTATTCATTTTGAACCTacttcaaaaatgaaaaggtTATCGATTCAACCCCGTATATACAGGGTCTACCCGTTAAGTAATGCTAccattttttagatatttccGATAGTGCGATTAAAAACTGTTGTAGACGAAAGTTTATTAGTTCTTGATGAGCCACATGTTCCCATATTTCTATGTCTGAAGAAATcctttttacgtaaaaatgtaaaggtATGCCTCTAGAGTGCAGCCTGCAAGACAAATTATAATAGTTTCAAGAGAAATACAATGATCCATTGTGAAGATCATTCGAGGTCACTCGAAGTCAACTGCAATAGAAAGTAAATTGTCTGCTCGGTACGTATCAGTAATTCTCAGCAGGTGTTTACATCTCACACAAGAATCCCCCCCTCCTATGAAAACAGAAGACGCGCGAACGTGAAGTTTCTCCAATCTGAGCGATTTCTTTCAGTGTACCTCAAGCGAGGACAACACAACGTGATACTAGTGGATTGGGCAAAGTTGGCAGGCTTGCCTTGGTACGTGACAGCTGTTCGAAACACGAAAATCGTTGGACCTCAAGTCGCTCGTTTTGTGAAATGGTTGGACGCTCAAGGTGCAGTACCTTTCTCAAAGCTCCATGTAATTGGATTCAGCCTCGGCGCCGAAATCGCTGGGTTCATGGGAAAGGCGTTAGCCCCAcgaaaagtaaatttcaaacttaAAAGTCAAATTCATGCTTATTAACAAACAAAggcttttgtaattttttatacatattcctTTCTACATTTAAGATCATCACactctttaaataaaaagaaaattcgaatcGATATACATAAATGCCAATAACGTGGGCGTTATCAACcgatacatttgaaatttattcgaatatttcaagtGTGATATATTTCTACGTTTGCTGTCATGTTCTCTGGTCCTACGTTTGCATTTGCATTCTTTCATTCCATCCTTCCActgtttttattatctttagGTAAGTCCACTTCTAGAGGTAAAGAATGTTCTTCGTGAAAAGTATCCACTGCCTACGATTGAAACATACGTATAATACATTTCTCGAACGACTCTAAACACTAGAGGTTCCGCCgttaacagaaaaatttgcTTCCAGGTCGGTCGGATCACTGGATTGGACCCAGCTTATCCTCTCTACAAGAACACCGGCAGAGAGGGACATTTGACAGCGGCTGATGCGACGTTCGTAGACGTGATTCATACCGATGGCGGAAACTTCGGTTTTCCGAATCCTCTGGGTCACGTGGACTTTTATCCAAACGGTGGCAAACCGATTCAACCCGGTTGCACTCTGGGAAACGTGATCCGCCGAAGCGTTTCGCGTATCATCAATCAGTACAGTAAGATTTTCAACGTCTTACGAGTTAATTGAACAGCTAAAGTTAAATTGCCGCTAATCTCTACTTAGCTGCTAAACTAAAAGTCTCGATTCGTCGCtaaattgtttattcgatGTTCAGTTGTTTGCGGACACAATCGAGCTTGGATGCTGTACGCGGAATCCGTGACGAATCCTTCCGGGTTTCCTGCCAGCCGTTGTCCTAGGTGGCGTCCAGATATTCGAGCAAATTGCATATGGACCCCTGAGGTTTTAATGGGATACGCTGTGCCGTCGACAGTTAGAGGGAAGTTCTATTTGAGGACAAACGGAAACCCACCTTACGCCAGGAACATGACCGGATACATAGGGAAATGACAGGCATCGGTTCGAGTTTGGATGAACCAAACGAGTAGTACCGATGTTACTACCGATCAACTTGTTTGATTCCTTTAAATCATGTCTAGAAGACATTGTATCGCTACCGTAAAACGGGAGGACTTgattaatttcaacgtttctttttccgcTCTAATCATTTCACAGCGGTAGATTTTTAGACTCTTTATTATCTCGTACAATTTGTCTTCGAGTCGGACGATATTTGTTCTCAAGTCTCGCGTTTACGACGCGCACAAGTTTCTCGTCAAGTCAGGAATAATTGTTACCACGGTATGGTAAAATGCGTCACGGTGGAATTTATGGTTCAAGGATTTAGAAGTTCGCTAACTTTCGTCGGGCCACTTGAGCAAGATACCGCGTATATAAGTTTTCTGCCTAGCGATGTGACAAATCTATGTAAATAGTCGACAATAAAAGTCTCCATTTATCGTCGGACAAAGTTTCTTCCCTTTGCGATTAGAGGCATAACAAGCTGACCAGGATGCGCCGAGACAAAGTTGAACTATGCGTGGTTCTCGTGCCGCTTTCGATGCACCTTGGCTGCCCTCGAAATATGGAAATTCCAAGGACAAGTACTTCCCTATTCTCGGTTTTAGGCGATCGATAACGGTCGCTTGAAAAGACCCCGCGAGTCGAGGGTAATTGCGTTAAACAGTTTATAAGCCCCAGTCTGGCATCGAGGCGCGCTGGAAACAGGGGCACGgtgatgaataaaaatgttggaaaaaaGCTGGCGGATTTCCAATACCTTCTGATGCTTTTATTTTGCAGTGATTTCGTTGGAtgactgaagaactaaaagtCTGTGAATTCAGCACTTCTCCGTTCGTACCTGGCCAATGCGCACAGATCCAATTTTAGGGATACTTGAGCAATGACTACTTCCATCGGTACGTACTATTGATTCTCAAAAACGCCCCTTCGGAGAAGATGATCATCGCGGTTGCATCAAGGAACGTCAAAGGAATGAAGAATGACAGCGATTCgaacagaataaaaaattgtccgCAGGAAGCAGTTGGGAAACGCTGTCCGTCGAGTTGCTCCGCACAGAGGAAACATACGTCAAGCATTTGTCCCGTGCGAATCAGAAATTTTCCACAAAACATTTACAGATATCCGCGCTTCCACTGGCGCCAGAGTTCTTTCCAATTCGTCGTGACAACAAAGACATTTCTATGAAGCTCTGGCTACCTTTTCCCTCGCTCCCTTTGTCTCCCTTTGCCAGCGTCGTGGGTGGTTTCCAATCCATAACGCTCGGACGGGCATCCGCGGGAGACAATGGTTTcccctttttttcttcgtcagCCTTTCTCACGCTCGCCGGTTCGTTCCGCTGCGAGTAGATACGGCCCTTTCACCCGAAAATGTCGAGCAATGTAAACGACAGAGAACTGCGTTGTACCCCGTCAGTCTCGATCTCCATTCAATCTTATCAACCTCAAAAACTAGTGCACCAGACGACTATCCGCTACTCTGTATCTAGAATGTAAATGTTGACGCGAAATATTTACAGGAGAATACACAAACTCGGCACGTGTCGGATGCCTTGGAAAGAATCCGAAGCTCGAGTGCTCAAAGGACCCTCGAGAAGTCGATAGCAATAGAAGTAGACGTTCGCTTCACGAGCGTCTAGAATGTGCAACGTAGCCTAAAAACGGTTATTGAAATATCGCGAGACCAGTCGATGATTTAGCTAAACGTGACAAGTGTCTCTCAAATTGAAAACAGTACAACTGGATTCCAGAAGTATCTCGAAAGTTAACAGCGATCGCACTTGGATGAATCTACGGTATCTTTGGCATCGGTACGTCCTCGGAAACATTTCCGCGTGgaatgaaatacaatttcagaAATCAATAGGGTAGTTCATGTGGGAACAGTTAGTTCAACTTCTCCTTCGGTCTCTCCGACCAACCACGGTTGCTCCATCTTCGATCACAGGGAGTGTTCCGTCGAACAAATATCAACTTGTGTTGGGTCGGATGTCATAGTCAGCCTTTGTAAGCCCTACGTCTACTTACTAAGTAGTGCTTAAGCACGTCGAAGCTTACAATAAAGAGCAAACCTGTACGAACCACACCAAATTTtctgtaacatattttttattgcttaAGGGTACTAAAATGAACGAATAAAGGTgattttacgatttttacCGAGAAGTCTAAGCGGTGTATACGGTACTTGTACTTTTCTGGGAGAAAGTCGTAAGTATCACTTTTTTCACAGTTTCGATGAGAAGGCCTCCTTAAATAACTCACGAAGAGGGAAAACCAAATCCTTGTTGTCGAGGATCAAAGAACAATGGTTTCTTGCCGCAGGCGTCGAGCACGCTGCAATATCTCAGCGAGAGCTTCGGGCCTCTCGGTCAGCGAACCCGGCACTTTcgctaaaatattcaacactGACAGGTCGATAACGATCGACGACCTATGGCCAGGGTTATAGATGACCCTAGTCTCGAAAGACTGTAGAGGCCTGAGCGTGCAGTCCACACCTCGCCACGTTTCACCACATGTCTCCTTACTGCCATGGAAATCCCACGAGTGTCGTGGCCAGCTGTGTCGCGTCCGGAAAACCTACGCGGATCTTCCGCGTGAAAAACAGTCACCACAGCCGATTACTCCCTCGCAAACGCTAATGGTGCTTCAATTAAGCTTCTGCTGACGCTGAGGGTTAATATCTCGGAGTAGCTCGCTCGGATGAGCACGAAGCATTCGGGATATTAGTGGAACGTTGACTTTTTGTAAGGCTGTCTCATTGACGCAACGGGGAAACATTAGTATTCCGCTAGGAATCGCTTTGCTGATGATTGAATCGAGTGTACTTCGCTTTAGAGATCCACGGTACAGCGAGTCTTGCAAGTGCttctgattaaaaaaattcacttgaaattttaaattacggTTTAGCGAGTAGTCCATACACAGGTATAGACTTTGGAATGACAAAAGTTTTCAGGCGACCAGAAAGCCGGTATATATTCGTTTGAAACTCAATTTACCGTTGATTACACTTGCAGCTAAAGCCTTCAGTGGCTTCTATGCATGCAGTTCACGTTTCATCGTGCTGTGGTACATTTTGGAAATTCCCTGAAGAACTGGGTGCTCTAGGATCTAAGTTTAATGGTAATTTAATGTGGAAAAATAGCGAATCCTGTATCTTATGGTTTGGTACCATctcgtttattcgattgattACTTTCTAACCATTATGTCAATAATTGGGTAGCCGTTACCACATTTAGTTTTGAAATCTCGTAAAACACTTCTGGGTCTATATTTTTTGGACAATTCTAAGATGATTTAtggttataaaataaaaggtacgACCATTTGGAAGTTGAACGTTAAGATCTGCTAGATAATTCACCAGTAAACAGTTTTTAAGTAAAGGGCTTAACGACACTGAAAGATGTTATCTAAATTTGGAGATGCTTAAGTGGTCCATTGTGTCAGCGATGACGGAGATTCCGCTTAAAAGCACGTGTGAGTAGATCGACAGCTGACTAGAGTGTTTACGAAGTTTGACGTCTTTTGAGAGTGTAACAAAGGTTCGCGTTTCTACCGAGGAAAATGTGATTTCGTAGCACATCTCCTCTGcttttagaatatataaatttaaatcgttttATCTGCTGTTGTTTTCGTACTATATATGTACTTATTAAGTTACTATTAGTGCTTACGGTGACACTGTGTATATTTTACTTAAGGTAGTAGTCCTTTTTTctaggttaaaaaatatatattttctttggtaAAAGTCGCGTGCCGCGCATGTCCCAAGGTACAGAGCATCGAGCCAAACACTGTTCTCGTGTGTTCAAACAATCGAAACAATCgttgtttttttggaaaacccacccccaAGTTTAGGCCTGTCTAGATGGTGAACGAATAACCCCGCATCAATGCCATTAGCGGATCCGGACGCGCAAATGCTTCATTAGCAGgtccccaaaaaatcagatttctttaatcacgctttcgttggcAAATCGGGGCAGATTTGAAACAGCAGCAAGGGGGCCGGCCGAAGTCAGCGTTCAAGATCGAAGCGGTACGTTAACAAGGTGCTGCAGCCCGTTCGTGGTCAGACCAGACTGGAGTCCAATAGAACGTGGTCTGACCATTTCTCCATGCGATTGATATCCAAGTATACAAGCAGCTTGATATTTTTGCCACGTCCAGTCAAAACTACGAAACAAATTCTTTAGTTTTTGTTACACTTTTTTGATTATAGTTGTCTATCAACGTGTACAACACGGCATTTCCAATTCTCAACCGTAAAACTCTCGACGAGCGTGGCACGTAATTCCAGTGCAAGGGGTGGAGTTATTCGTTTCAGATAGAAATAAGTTAGAAGTAGCGACGTTGGTACTTTAGCCAGCTGCGTGGAAAGTCCGACCAATGTGTGTCATGCCTGAAAGAGGATCACGAGGAAAGTATGAATTACAGAAGGAAATCCCTCGGTAAATTGAACCGAATGAGACATAATATCGTTATTGGCTTTGTCGTCGCGGTCACTGGTAGCGGTAAAATCGACAGAACGGAATAACGTCTGGCCGTCCGGAATTTGAATTCCAACCGAGAATCGTGAATTCCCATCCCGCAACGGCTGGGGGTGCATTGTCCTCTGCGGGTGTAGGAAACGAAACACGAAATGTCCGACTCCCGCTTCCTGTTGATAACTCTCGTTATCGATTTTCCTTTGTTCCTACGGCTGAGATTATGGACACGTCAGAATCAGGCGACCCTAGGCGTCGTTTCACCCTCGATACATTATTTTGTGCGTGTGCGCGGTCGCCCTTGGAGAAGGTCGCGACGAAGGGTTCTCCTCCCCTTATATCCCTGCTTGCATCGCTTTCCTGACGTGTCGCACGCTAGGTGCCCGAGGTTTTGCCTGGCGATTTCAATCGCCGAACGAGGCATTTCTGAAAACGATCGGGGACGGAATCGTAACTTGCGGCAACCCACATGGAAACAAAGACGTTTTATTGCTGAACATTTTGCGGTGGGTAATAGGTTCCATAGAATCGTCACGATATCGTTTCCTGTGATGTTTAGGGAATAGTTTTCTATCTTTTAACAGTTTTGGAGACAGAATCCTCCTGTTCGATTAACCTAACTGGACGGTCCGTGATACAAACGGTAATAACTTTTGCAacttttacattgttttaatgCGATttggtacaaatatttagaaaacctTAAGCAAAAGTAAGTCGGGATAGCACAGCGACACTTATCGACAAACGGAAGGTAAAGTGTATCACCTTTAGTAGACGATAGGTGTAAGTGAGGCATTTTTAGATTTCTGCTTCGGCAACTCATTTATAACTTAAGATACCATCGGTGGCGTGACGGAGATGATCATGGAGCTCCTAGTCTACAGTTTTACGAAATGGTGAGGACAGTTACAGAACAAGTTCTCGCGATGTAGTGTTTGGATTTAGTTTCTTCTGGAAAATTTCACTAACTCGATCGTAATATTCCCAGGAAGATACAATGAGAAATGtaacatatttgaatttgtagATGCGTTTTAATCATCACAGTTATAAATCACAGTTGCCGATTGCACGAGGCTAGAGGTTGCTTGAGATTAAGATATATCGTTGGTGGGGGTTGACTTTTGAGGGAAAGGAGTTGATCGATATCAGagctatttatatataacGTTAGACGTAGAAATCTTagttcagatttatttttcaaaatttgtgttcttgaaattttaagaatgttttacgaatgttaaagaaaattgttcatttattcatCGTGTTTGAGATATCCAACAGAGCAAGGCACGGAAATAtgtcttttaataaaacttgaGTCCTCATTCGCGGATGAAATTCGATGCTGCGCGCAGCAATGACCCGTCGACTCGCGTTGAATAAACAAAGGCGGCGGCGGGGGACCGGACGCCTCCGTTTTATGTTTGCAGCGCAAATTGTTCCTTGCGCGCCGGGGATGCTGCACTGGGCGACTCAGTCCATACGGGAGGCTAGACATCTTCGCTCGTAACCAGCGCTATAAATATCCTGCATCGCGTATTCCGGTACGCCGCCTTTCGATAGCGACCCcaatttaaatcttttcaCCGGTTTACCCGGAGTTTTAGAAAACTGACACGACCGAGTACGGCAGTGGGCACAATAACGGGAGCAGTTTCTTTCTTCGCGTGGAATTGGAGTGTATGCAAGCCGTTTCGAATAC
It contains:
- the LOC128874332 gene encoding pancreatic lipase-related protein 2-like — translated: MVVPQFLVSVLCRVLVIKRGEVPLHVSLLPSGTCSYCCPINLDRDIDYLLYTRRNPTYPTRLDISNPYSLRNSNFDNRYPTVIFIHGYSDSASGGSSTTTRDVYLKRGQHNVILVDWAKLAGLPWYVTAVRNTKIVGPQVARFVKWLDAQGAVPFSKLHVIGFSLGAEIAGFMGKALAPRKVGRITGLDPAYPLYKNTGREGHLTAADATFVDVIHTDGGNFGFPNPLGHVDFYPNGGKPIQPGCTLGNVIRRSVSRIINQYIVCGHNRAWMLYAESVTNPSGFPASRCPRWRPDIRANCIWTPEVLMGYAVPSTVRGKFYLRTNGNPPYARNMTGYIGK